Proteins from one Oryza sativa Japonica Group chromosome 12, ASM3414082v1 genomic window:
- the MAGO2 gene encoding protein mago nashi homolog 2: MATGGAAGEDVPGGGEFYLRYYVGHKGKFGHEFLEFEFRPDGKLRYANNSNYKNDTMIRKEVFVSPSVLREARRIIQESEIMKEDDNNWPEPDRVGRQELEIVMGNEHISFTTSKIGSLVDVQTSKDPEGLRIFYYLVQDLKCFVFSLINLHFKIKPIQS; this comes from the exons atggcgacgggcggcgccgccggcgaggacgtccccggcggcggcgagttctACCTGCGGTACTACGTGGGGCACAAGGGGAAGTTCGGGCACGAGTTCCTCGAGTTCGAGTTCCGCCCCGACGGCAAGCTCCGCTACGCCAACAACTCCAACTACAAGAACGACACCATGATCCGCAAGGAGGTCTTCGTCTCCCCCTCCGTCCTCCGCGAGGCCCGGAGGATCATCCAGGAGTCCGAG ATTATGAAGGAGGACGACAACAACTGGCCAGAGCCCGACCGCGTGGGGAGGCAGGAGCTCGAGATTGTTATGGGCAACGAGCACATCTCCTTCACCACCTCCAAGATTGGCTCCCTCGTCGACGTCCAGACCAGCAAGGACCCTGAGGGCCTCCGCATCTTCTACTACCTCGTCCAG GATCTGAAATGTTTCGTGTTTTCACTCATCAATCTCCACTTCAAGATCAAGCCTATTCAATCTTGA
- the LOC4351999 gene encoding cysteine desulfurase 1, chloroplastic — protein MVSAAAAASSLRCFPPSLGNRGPGAATARGGLVRLSSRRARSTAGVAAPSREAESAASLGDLTRVDFPILDQEFDGSKLVYFDNGATSQKPSCVMKTLDEYYRFYNSNVHRGIHVLSAKATDAYESARTKVANFVNAANSREIVFTRNATEAINLVAYSWGMSNLKQGDEIVLTIAEHHSAIVPWQFVSQKTGATLKYVGLTKEGVPDIEQLKGLLSNKTKIVVVHHVSNVLGSMLPIEDIVTWSNRIGAKVLVDACQSVPHMPVDVQRLGADFLVASSHKMCGPTGVGFLHGKFDLLSSMEPFLGGGEMIADVFQDKSTYAEPPSRFEAGTPAIGEAIGLGTAIDYLSQIGMQKIHEYENELATYLYESLIAVPNVRIYGPAPCQTVHRAPLCSFNVENVHPTDIAEILDLQHGVAIRSGHHCAQILHRTLGINASARASLHFYNTKEEVDVFVDALKDTIDFLTSEH, from the exons ATGgtgtccgccgcggcggcggcgtcgtcgctcCGCtgcttccctccctccctcgggAACCGTGGCCCCGGGGCCGCGACCGCGCGGGGTGGCCTCGTCAGGCTCTCCTCGCGGCGGGCCCGGTCCAcggccggcgtggcggcgccgtcgcggGAGGCGGAGTCGGCCGCCTCGCTGGGCGACCTCACCCGCGTCGACTTCCCTATCCTTGACCAG GAATTTGATGGTTCCAAATTAGTTTACTTCGACAATGGTGCAACTTCGCAGAAACCTTCTTGTGTAATGAAAACTTTGGATGAGTATTACCGGTTTTACAATTCGAATGTTCACCGTGGAATTCATGTTCTCAG TGCAAAGGCTACCGATGCATATGAGAGTGCAAGAACAAAAGTTGCAAATTTTGTCAATGCAGCTAATAGTAGAGAGATTGTTTTTACACGTAATGCTACTGAAGCTATCAATTTAGTAGCATATTCGTGGGGCATGTCCAACTTAAAACAAGGAGATGAG ATTGTTCTTACGATTGCAGAGCATCATAGCGCTATTGTTCCTTGGCAATTTGTTTCCCAGAAGACTGGTGCTACTTTAAAGTATGTTGGGCTAACCAAAGAAGGGGTTCCAGACATTGAGCAGTTGAAAGGTCTTCTGTCAAACAAGACGAAGATTGTTGTTGTTCATCATGTCTCAAATGTACTCG GTTCAATGCTTCCTATTGAGGATATTGTAACATGGTCAAACAGAATTGGTGCTAAAGTTCTTGTCGATGCTTGTCAAAGTGTTCCTCATATGCCTGTCGATGTTCAGAGGCTTGGTGCAGATTTTCTTGTTGCATCATCACACAAG ATGTGTGGCCCTACAGGCGTTGGATTCTTGCATGGAAAGTTTGACCTCTTATCATCCATGGAGCCTTTCTTAG GTGGTGGTGAAATGATTGCAGATGTGTTCCAAGACAAATCCACATATGCTGAGCCTCCTTCTAG ATTTGAAGCTGGAACACCTGCGATTGGAGAAGCTATAGGATTGGGAACAGCAATTGATTATTTGTCACAAATTGGCATGCAGAAGATCCATGAGTATGAG AATGAGTTGGCGACCTATCTCTATGAGAGCCTTATTGCTGTTCCAAATGTTCGGATCTACGGTCCAGCTCCATGCCAAACTGTTCACCGCGCCCCATTATGTTCTTTTAATGTTGAAAATGTTCATCCAACAGATATTGCCGAAATTCTTGACCTCCAG CATGGCGTGGCAATTCGGTCAGGCCATCATTGTGCACAGATATTGCATCGAACTCTTGGTATCAATGCAAGTGCTCGTGCTAGTCTTCACTTCTACAATACCAAAGAGGAGGTGGATGTCTTTGTCGATGCGCTGAAAGATACTATTGATTTCCTTACTTCTGAACACTAG
- the LOC107276495 gene encoding LOW QUALITY PROTEIN: protein FAR1-RELATED SEQUENCE 5 (The sequence of the model RefSeq protein was modified relative to this genomic sequence to represent the inferred CDS: substituted 2 bases at 2 genomic stop codons) has translation MHGDRESIPFTTRDLENRKAANVCEGNADDISKLLRFFNECKKDNPKFYXDIRTDEEGVVKNVFWSHASMQAEYADFGDAITFDTTYKTNIYGMPLAMFVGANHHLQSTLFGCALLRDERAESFEWLFETFKNCMGDCPTPRCILTDQDTAMAIAVGRAFPETIHRLCRWHIIDGHSDHLNTIFMRHKDIETEMMVCINXTYTPIEFEYAWKEFIDKFGLHDSTELRDLYDIRHRWVPAFFKEDYCGHMTSTQRSESFNRLVKSSFVDHQTALHRFARRILEVVLSRKEKEAAETRACQDVPNVKTAWPFAEQLSRVYTRAVFKVFENTLDESVHFRIEQYGVDQTQWIISHSKRSEKHDWCQRQFKVTADVVNGQFICECMQWEHTGLFCPHLLRAFVHVQVEKIPHTYVLRRYSREAKSDVNFDRRDRPIAGLDGVKLSNRTKVLSLDAQQLVKWGRRSSVAFERATSVMKGLRNQLEEIPADVHGLDADDGVSEHEVEVGDGARPSI, from the exons ATGCATGGAGACCGTGAAAGCATCCCTTTCACAACCCGAGATCTGGAAAACAG GAAAGCGGCTAATGTTTGTGAGGGGAATGCGGACGACATAAGCAAGCTGCTGAGATTTTTTAACGAGTGCAAGAAGGATAATCCTAAGTTTTACTAGGACATAAGAACAGATGAGGAAGGGGTGGTAAAGAATGTCTTTTGGAGCCACGCTAGTATGCAAGCAGAATATGCTGATTTCGGCGACGCCATTACTTTTGACACCACCTACAAGACTAACATTTATGGGATGCCTCTGGCCATGTTTGTAGGCGCTAACCATCACCTACAATCAACATTGTTTGGATGTGCCTTGCTTCGAGATGAAAGGGCTGAATCATTTGAGTGGCTATTTGAGACGTTCAAGAATTGCATGGGAGACTGCCCTACACCACGTTGCATTCTTACAG ACCAAGACACTGCTATGGCTATTGCAGTTGGTCGTGCTTTCCCAGAAACTATCCATCGGTTGTGCAGGTGGCACATTATAGACGGCCACTCGGACCATCTAAATACTATTTTCATGAGACACAAGGACATTGAGACAGAGATGATGGTGTGCATTAACTAGACATATACGCCGATTGAATTTGAGTATGCCTGGAAAGAGTTCATAGACAAGTTTGGGCTGCATGATAGTACAGAGTTGCGGGATTTGTATGATATAAGGCATCGTTGGGTCCCTGCCTTTTTCAAGGAAGATTACTGTGGCCATATGACGTCAACACAGCGGAGCGAGAGCTTTAACAGGTTAGTGAAGAGTAGTTTTGTAGACCACCAAACAGCACTGCACAGGTTTGCTCGGAGGATACTTGAGGTGGTACTTTcaaggaaggagaaggaggctgCAGAGACGCGAGCTTGTCAG GATGTACCAAATGTGAAGACAGCATGGCCTTTTGCAGAGCAGCTTTCTAGAGTGTACACCCGTGCAGTGTTCAAAGTGTTCGAGAATACGCTAGATGAAAGTGTTCATTTTAGGATTGAGCAATATGGAGTGGACCAGACACAATGGATTATTTCTCACAGCAAGCGTTCAGAGAAGCATGACTGGTGCCAACGTCAATTCAAGGTAACGGCGGACGTAGTTAATGGGCAGTTCATCTGTGAGTGCATGCAATGGGAGCACACAG GTTTGTTCTGTCCCCATTTACTGAGAGCGTTCGTGCATGTTCAAGTTGAGAAGATCCCTCATACATATGTACTGCGTCGTTACTCAAGGGAAGCAAAGAGTGATGTCAATTTTGACCGGCGTGATCGTCCAATAGCGGGGCTAGATGGTGTTAAATTATCAAACAGGACAAAGGTGTTGTCATTGGATGCACAGCAACTAGTAAAGTGGGGGAGGAGGTCGTCAGTTGCTTTCGAAAGGGCGACATCAGTGATGAAAGGGCTGAGAAATCAGCTGGAAGAGATTCCGGCAGATGTGCACGGGTTAGATGCAGATGATGGTGTGAGTGAGCATGAGGTTGAAGTTGGCGATGGAGCTAGGCCATCAATATAG